A portion of the Paenibacillus sp. PvR098 genome contains these proteins:
- a CDS encoding arsenate reductase family protein, translated as MSISQRLTVYQYPQCGTCRNAVKWLKEHGWDVEAIHIVEQPPTVSQLQEMIPVSGLEIKKWFNVSGEVYKEMQLKDKLPTLSDEEKIALLASNGKLIKRPVVTDGSKVTVGFKPEAYDEVWGGTKA; from the coding sequence ATGAGCATCAGCCAAAGATTAACTGTTTATCAATATCCGCAATGCGGTACATGCCGTAATGCGGTAAAGTGGTTGAAAGAGCACGGGTGGGATGTGGAAGCCATTCACATTGTTGAGCAGCCTCCAACGGTATCCCAATTGCAAGAAATGATTCCCGTGAGCGGTCTTGAGATCAAGAAATGGTTTAACGTATCGGGAGAAGTTTACAAAGAAATGCAGCTGAAAGACAAGCTTCCCACTCTGAGCGATGAGGAGAAGATCGCGCTGCTGGCGTCCAACGGCAAGCTGATCAAGCGCCCGGTTGTGACCGATGGCTCCAAAGTAACGGTCGGATTCAAGCCGGAAGCGTATGACGAGGTGTGGGGCGGCACGAAAGCCTAA
- a CDS encoding site-2 protease family protein: MQPSRKSKKSNWIWYIGAAAAFLLTKGKGLLSLLKFGKAGGALVSMLVSVGAYAIIYPWGFALGVVLLLLVHELGHVWAAKRKGLPVTAPIFIPFLGALINMKRHPRDAVTEAYVAMGGPVLGTIGAVATFGAAYVWEHPLLYTLAYVGFFLNLINLLPIHPLDGGRIATAVTRWLWLVGLIGGLVIIVYLRSILFFIIWAMFAYDLYKKYVKNRNQGEERLVTASFLVPAEPLIAQGYIIPGTEHKRELPFITYSNLEDGQQYVKVLWDGLDFQGTVPMMSQGIIKRAYVTRLEHIQKEDGLHLMIHCRIDYTHYENDKYYEVPTASRWKFGISYVLLAAFLIAMMTLVHDVSGLAVR; the protein is encoded by the coding sequence TTGCAGCCAAGTCGAAAATCGAAAAAAAGTAATTGGATATGGTATATAGGAGCCGCTGCGGCATTCCTGCTGACCAAAGGCAAGGGCTTACTTTCTCTGCTTAAATTTGGTAAAGCAGGAGGCGCGCTGGTTTCCATGCTGGTCTCTGTAGGAGCATATGCCATTATATACCCATGGGGCTTCGCCCTAGGTGTGGTGCTTCTGCTGCTAGTACACGAGCTTGGGCATGTATGGGCCGCCAAGCGTAAAGGATTGCCGGTGACGGCTCCCATATTTATTCCTTTTCTCGGTGCCCTGATCAATATGAAAAGACATCCGAGAGATGCGGTGACGGAGGCTTACGTTGCGATGGGGGGACCAGTGCTTGGGACGATCGGCGCCGTTGCGACGTTTGGCGCGGCATATGTATGGGAGCATCCGTTGCTCTATACTTTGGCATATGTCGGATTTTTCTTGAATCTGATCAATTTGCTGCCGATTCATCCGCTGGACGGCGGGCGTATTGCCACGGCCGTAACTCGTTGGCTTTGGCTGGTCGGTCTGATCGGCGGGTTGGTCATTATCGTTTATTTGCGCTCGATTTTATTTTTTATTATTTGGGCGATGTTTGCCTACGATCTGTACAAAAAGTATGTCAAGAACCGTAATCAAGGTGAGGAACGCTTAGTGACGGCGAGCTTTCTCGTTCCGGCGGAGCCATTAATCGCGCAAGGGTATATCATTCCCGGAACAGAGCACAAAAGAGAGCTTCCGTTCATTACTTATTCCAATCTGGAGGACGGGCAGCAGTACGTGAAGGTGCTGTGGGACGGCCTTGATTTTCAAGGTACGGTGCCCATGATGAGCCAAGGCATCATCAAGAGGGCTTACGTGACCCGACTGGAGCATATTCAGAAGGAGGACGGTCTGCATCTGATGATCCACTGCCGAATCGACTACACACATTACGAGAACGATAAATATTACGAGGTGCCCACTGCCTCTCGTTGGAAATTCGGTATCTCCTATGTGCTGCTTGCTGCGTTTCTGATCGCCATGATGACGCTTGTGCATGATGTTTCCGGCCTGGCGGTTAGATAA
- a CDS encoding aminotransferase class I/II-fold pyridoxal phosphate-dependent enzyme — MKRLESKRLAELGSAIFSEMAQWKKEVAERGVDVIDLGIGSPDRPPSARVMQALADAAANPMLYGYPTSEGSPEFRQKVAEWYKHRFSVTLDPESEIVTLMGSQDGLAHLAMAVTDPGDHVLVPDPGYPIYAASLVLAGVQPYFMPLRADNGFLPRLEDIPEEMARQAKFMLLNYPSNPLSAVATLSFFEQLVAYARKHELLIVHDLAYSEMAFDGFRPPSILEVEGAKDVAVEFHSLSKSFNMAGCRIAFMVGQSDAVRALRVLKSNIDYGVFLAVQQAGIAALEEDMSPDSRPVAGTYERRRDIVIDGLRQAGWDIDRPKATMFIWARIPDGWTSRQISREILYSAGVVVIPGDAFGKEGEGYVRIALVQEEERLKEAIRRIGQFFKTKGLA; from the coding sequence ATGAAACGACTGGAATCAAAACGTTTGGCCGAACTGGGTTCGGCTATTTTTTCTGAAATGGCACAGTGGAAAAAGGAGGTAGCGGAACGCGGCGTCGATGTCATCGATTTGGGTATCGGCAGTCCCGACCGTCCCCCTTCGGCACGGGTGATGCAGGCGCTTGCGGATGCAGCAGCCAACCCCATGCTCTATGGGTATCCGACTTCTGAAGGAAGCCCCGAGTTCAGACAGAAGGTTGCGGAATGGTACAAGCACCGCTTCAGCGTTACACTGGACCCCGAAAGTGAGATTGTCACCCTGATGGGCTCGCAGGACGGTCTAGCTCATCTCGCCATGGCGGTGACCGATCCGGGAGATCACGTATTGGTTCCTGACCCGGGCTACCCCATTTATGCGGCGAGCCTGGTGCTGGCTGGCGTGCAGCCTTATTTTATGCCGCTTCGCGCGGATAACGGCTTTTTGCCCAGATTGGAAGATATCCCTGAGGAAATGGCAAGGCAGGCCAAATTTATGCTATTGAATTACCCGAGCAATCCTTTGTCTGCCGTTGCGACACTTTCGTTCTTTGAACAGCTTGTCGCTTATGCAAGAAAGCACGAACTTCTGATCGTGCATGATCTGGCCTATTCCGAGATGGCTTTTGACGGGTTTAGACCGCCCAGCATTTTGGAAGTCGAGGGTGCGAAGGATGTAGCCGTGGAATTCCATTCTCTGTCCAAAAGCTTTAATATGGCGGGGTGCAGGATTGCATTCATGGTGGGTCAATCCGATGCGGTTCGTGCGCTTCGCGTGCTGAAATCGAATATCGATTACGGCGTGTTTTTGGCGGTACAGCAAGCAGGGATTGCCGCTTTGGAGGAGGACATGAGTCCGGATAGCCGTCCTGTTGCAGGCACGTACGAGAGAAGGAGAGACATCGTCATCGACGGTCTTCGCCAGGCAGGCTGGGACATTGACAGACCGAAAGCGACCATGTTCATCTGGGCGCGGATTCCTGACGGGTGGACTTCTCGACAAATTTCCCGGGAAATTCTGTACTCGGCCGGGGTTGTGGTTATTCCAGGCGATGCGTTCGGCAAAGAAGGAGAGGGTTATGTTCGCATAGCCTTGGTCCAAGAGGAAGAGAGGCTTAAAGAGGCAATTCGGCGAATTGGACAATTTTTTAAAACGAAAGGTTTGGCATAG
- a CDS encoding Gfo/Idh/MocA family oxidoreductase has product MRKIKTAILGAGFIGRAHIEAVRRLGYAEVTAIVQSGEQRAKEIAESVNVPKAYGSIMDVLQDKDIDVIHNCTPNYLHYEMNKQILLHGKHLLSEKPLTLTCEEAKELYHLAKERDLVTGINFNYRQFPMVQHLRGMAQDNDLGEIRIVRGNYLQDWLLYDTDYNWRIEPEYGGRARALGDIGSHLFDLAQYVTGFKIAEVMADISTIIPKRYKQRIGQTAFQEGGANDAELVDISTEDYCSVLVKFDNGIKGVFTVSQVTAGSKNALDLHLDGALASGSWNQERSSRLMIGYRDKPNETVFRDPTLVKKEAHPFLHYPGGHEEGWPESLKNTMENFYSAVRDQTPLSNTIASFKDGYQSMLLIEAILKSADSGTWEKVETAE; this is encoded by the coding sequence ATGCGGAAAATAAAAACAGCGATACTAGGAGCCGGGTTTATCGGACGGGCTCATATCGAAGCGGTCAGACGGCTCGGATATGCCGAAGTTACCGCAATCGTGCAAAGTGGTGAACAAAGAGCAAAAGAAATTGCCGAATCGGTAAACGTTCCAAAAGCATACGGGAGTATAATGGATGTACTTCAGGATAAGGACATTGATGTGATTCACAATTGTACGCCGAATTATCTTCACTATGAGATGAATAAGCAAATCTTACTTCATGGCAAGCATTTGCTCTCGGAGAAGCCTCTAACACTGACCTGCGAGGAAGCGAAGGAATTGTACCATTTGGCTAAGGAAAGAGATTTGGTCACCGGTATCAATTTCAATTATCGTCAGTTCCCGATGGTCCAACATTTGCGAGGCATGGCGCAGGATAATGATTTGGGCGAGATTCGGATCGTTAGAGGGAATTATTTGCAGGATTGGTTGTTGTATGATACGGATTATAACTGGCGGATTGAACCCGAATATGGCGGGCGGGCGCGAGCACTCGGGGATATCGGTTCCCATTTGTTTGATTTGGCGCAGTACGTAACAGGCTTCAAAATTGCGGAAGTAATGGCAGATATATCAACCATTATTCCCAAGCGCTACAAGCAGCGGATAGGACAGACGGCTTTTCAAGAAGGCGGGGCAAACGATGCTGAGCTAGTGGACATCAGCACGGAAGATTATTGCTCTGTCCTGGTCAAATTCGATAATGGCATAAAAGGGGTATTTACGGTTTCTCAAGTGACCGCGGGAAGTAAAAACGCTCTGGATCTCCATTTGGACGGTGCCTTAGCTTCCGGATCATGGAATCAGGAGAGGTCTTCGCGTCTGATGATCGGTTACAGGGACAAGCCGAATGAAACGGTATTTAGAGACCCGACTCTTGTGAAAAAAGAGGCACATCCTTTCCTTCATTATCCTGGCGGTCATGAGGAGGGCTGGCCGGAAAGCCTAAAGAACACGATGGAGAACTTTTATTCAGCAGTAAGAGATCAAACGCCTCTTTCGAATACGATCGCTTCTTTTAAAGACGGCTACCAAAGCATGCTTCTGATTGAAGCGATTCTGAAAAGTGCCGACAGCGGAACCTGGGAAAAGGTAGAGACGGCAGAATAA
- a CDS encoding 5'-3' exonuclease H3TH domain-containing protein, with product MQSANKTLIIDGMALLFRAFYATSYSGYIRKTTAGVPTNAIYGFVQYLFDAIKEYNPTHIICCWDMGSKTFRTELFDQYKSNRIAPPEELIPQFDLVKDVVTSLGIPNFGLHHYEADDCIGTLSFLLSSESEVVILTGDHDMLQLLTEQISVAIMKKGRANYCLYTPQMLWEEKQITPVQMVDLKGLMGDTSDNYPGVRGIGEKTALKLIQEFSSVEEVLNNLDKVSPSVRKKIEIDRDMLILSKTLATIKKDTPLDCNLNECVLSIKRETAEKIFLDLEFESLLKLIG from the coding sequence ATGCAATCAGCTAATAAAACGTTAATTATTGATGGTATGGCATTGTTGTTTAGGGCCTTTTATGCCACGTCTTATAGTGGATACATAAGAAAAACGACGGCAGGTGTTCCGACCAATGCTATTTATGGATTTGTTCAGTATTTATTCGATGCGATAAAAGAATATAATCCAACTCATATCATTTGCTGCTGGGATATGGGCAGCAAAACGTTCAGGACTGAATTATTTGATCAATATAAATCCAACCGGATCGCGCCGCCGGAAGAGCTCATTCCACAATTTGACCTAGTAAAAGACGTGGTCACTTCATTGGGTATTCCAAACTTTGGACTTCATCACTACGAAGCGGACGACTGCATCGGTACCCTGTCATTTCTTTTGAGTTCTGAATCGGAAGTTGTCATTTTGACGGGTGACCATGATATGCTTCAATTATTAACGGAGCAAATCTCTGTGGCGATCATGAAAAAAGGCAGAGCTAATTATTGCTTATACACTCCTCAAATGTTATGGGAAGAGAAACAAATTACTCCTGTTCAAATGGTAGATTTAAAAGGTTTGATGGGAGATACCAGTGACAATTATCCTGGAGTCCGTGGAATTGGCGAGAAGACGGCTTTGAAGCTTATACAGGAATTTTCCTCTGTTGAAGAGGTACTTAATAATTTAGATAAGGTTTCCCCATCGGTCAGAAAAAAAATCGAAATTGACCGAGACATGTTGATACTTTCAAAAACATTGGCGACAATCAAAAAAGACACTCCATTGGATTGCAATCTGAATGAATGTGTGTTGAGTATTAAAAGAGAAACAGCCGAAAAGATATTTTTGGACCTTGAATTCGAAAGCCTGTTAAAGTTGATTGGCTAG
- a CDS encoding HD domain-containing phosphohydrolase, with amino-acid sequence MKNERLLYILFRLMKKELSIYEHCMRVGKLAKILASHLHYNQEQTRSLVVGCLLHDIGKIFIPTDILNKDTDATVEEWETMKRYPVLGANLAHKEGIHDLNIIEIIKFHRERWDGAGYPYGLRGEFIPNFARICSILEVFDHMLQDTPHRKGLSVQEAKQELWYQSRKQFDKNIVQVFLNIPSHDLEIYNRSSKWRNEQYG; translated from the coding sequence ATGAAAAATGAAAGATTGCTTTACATACTGTTTCGATTAATGAAGAAAGAACTAAGTATTTACGAACATTGTATGCGTGTTGGAAAGCTGGCCAAAATATTGGCTTCCCATCTCCATTATAATCAGGAACAAACACGCAGCTTGGTAGTAGGCTGCCTTCTGCATGATATTGGAAAAATTTTTATTCCTACTGATATTTTAAATAAGGATACAGATGCAACGGTAGAAGAGTGGGAAACCATGAAACGTTATCCTGTTCTTGGAGCAAATTTGGCGCATAAAGAAGGAATTCATGATCTTAACATCATTGAAATTATTAAATTTCATCGTGAACGATGGGATGGGGCTGGTTATCCTTATGGCTTACGTGGCGAGTTCATTCCGAATTTCGCGCGAATTTGTTCTATTCTTGAAGTTTTTGATCATATGCTCCAAGATACCCCTCATCGGAAGGGGTTATCCGTTCAAGAGGCCAAACAAGAACTGTGGTATCAGAGCAGGAAGCAATTCGACAAAAATATTGTTCAAGTTTTCCTGAACATTCCTTCACATGATTTGGAAATTTATAATCGTTCTAGCAAATGGAGAAATGAACAGTATGGGTAA
- a CDS encoding copper amine oxidase N-terminal domain-containing protein: protein MKQKITALSIASMLLITPIHSSFAQTHGAGSSVSGTETEASSASANDTASHTGSSESRSETGASSASTNDTASQSSSSESRSETGASSTSTNDTASQSSSSESRSETGASSASTNDTASQSGSSDSRSEKGASSAPTNDTASQSGSSETRTEAGENTFSTTAAHNGATSSESRLGDGKEGFDFDITEKPFDSSFEEVMKLSWSVEEFRSKIDPSAYEQYLKEQQAETNLFELKQNIDYNSTIANFQQLLKASPDNNNLYVELALTYLANGDLNNAKEIAKQLDVRAPESYLSLIVKAEMAGRQDKSDEKQLYLEQAVEKNPTSAVVRFKLGEELAKAGKSNEAITHLSTAAALNPKNLLVFEELNKVFAQTNNTELKTFVNGVVPKFEVLPFIENGFTLMPARAIAESLGANVEWEEASQQVSIQRGETTILLTNESNAAIVNGQEFTIDAPAKIVNGSMVLPLRFVAESLGAKVDWKAESQMIVISE from the coding sequence ATGAAACAAAAAATTACCGCATTATCTATCGCATCCATGCTATTAATTACACCAATCCATTCTAGTTTTGCACAGACACACGGTGCAGGTTCTTCTGTGTCAGGAACGGAAACCGAAGCAAGCTCTGCTTCGGCGAACGACACGGCTTCACATACCGGATCTTCCGAATCGCGTTCAGAAACAGGTGCTAGCTCTGCTTCGACGAACGACACAGCTTCTCAATCCAGCTCTTCCGAATCGCGTTCAGAAACAGGCGCTAGCTCTACTTCCACGAACGACACAGCTTCTCAATCCAGCTCTTCCGAATCGCGTTCAGAAACAGGCGCTAGCTCTGCTTCAACGAATGACACGGCTTCTCAATCCGGTTCTTCCGACTCTCGTTCGGAAAAAGGTGCTAGCTCTGCGCCGACTAATGACACAGCTTCTCAATCCGGTTCTTCCGAGACTCGCACGGAAGCCGGAGAAAACACTTTTTCTACAACTGCTGCACATAATGGAGCAACTTCTTCTGAATCACGTTTGGGGGATGGTAAGGAAGGATTTGATTTTGACATAACGGAAAAACCCTTTGATTCCAGCTTCGAAGAAGTCATGAAACTGTCATGGAGCGTGGAGGAATTCCGTTCTAAGATAGATCCTTCTGCTTATGAGCAATATCTAAAAGAACAGCAGGCTGAGACGAACCTCTTCGAGTTGAAACAAAACATCGATTACAATTCAACCATTGCCAACTTCCAGCAATTATTGAAGGCAAGCCCGGATAACAACAACCTGTATGTTGAATTAGCTTTAACATACCTGGCGAACGGTGACCTCAACAATGCCAAGGAGATTGCCAAACAACTTGATGTTAGAGCACCGGAAAGCTATCTTTCCTTGATTGTAAAGGCAGAAATGGCTGGACGCCAAGATAAGTCAGATGAGAAACAACTTTATCTTGAGCAAGCGGTAGAGAAAAATCCGACTAGTGCGGTTGTACGATTTAAACTCGGTGAAGAGTTAGCTAAAGCAGGTAAATCTAATGAAGCGATTACTCATCTTTCGACCGCAGCTGCACTTAACCCGAAAAATCTATTGGTCTTTGAAGAGTTGAACAAAGTATTTGCACAAACCAATAACACTGAGCTTAAAACATTCGTAAATGGAGTTGTGCCCAAATTTGAAGTCCTTCCATTTATTGAAAATGGGTTTACACTGATGCCTGCTCGTGCAATTGCAGAATCACTTGGAGCTAATGTGGAATGGGAAGAAGCATCGCAACAAGTCTCAATTCAGCGTGGAGAAACGACGATTCTACTAACAAATGAGAGCAATGCAGCTATTGTGAACGGTCAAGAATTTACAATTGATGCGCCTGCCAAGATTGTAAACGGCAGCATGGTACTTCCGCTGCGTTTTGTAGCTGAATCACTTGGTGCAAAGGTAGATTGGAAAGCCGAAAGTCAAATGATCGTGATTTCTGAATAA